Proteins co-encoded in one Verrucomicrobiota bacterium genomic window:
- a CDS encoding transcription termination factor Rho, whose amino-acid sequence MGHPNSQTPERGGGYLETSEKGFGFLRSPLNHYHPKPTDIFVTPDTIKRHFLREGCLVEGALQPPHRGNNPQLREIDKVNGMPFAAYTSTTRFENLTTIDPVEKFNLETSPDILETRIIDLVTPIGKGTRGLIVAPPRTGKTTILKQIANSVTTNHPEVHVMVLLIDERPEEVTDFQRSVKAEVVASSNDQDLETHVRLSRFMIERCRRMVETGKDVFVLLDSITRVARAYNSVHGGSGRTMTGGVDARALEIPRKMFAAARKIEEGGSLTILATALVDTGSRMDELIFQEFKGTGNMELILDRKLSDRRLFPAIDIPKSGTRKEEKLFAGKNIEAIRKLRRMMVDLNPVEAMETLIAALKKHKTNDELLAKIV is encoded by the coding sequence ATGGGTCATCCAAATTCCCAAACGCCGGAACGCGGCGGGGGATATCTCGAAACATCGGAAAAGGGCTTCGGTTTTCTCCGGTCCCCGCTCAATCATTATCATCCGAAACCCACCGACATTTTCGTCACACCGGATACCATCAAGCGGCATTTTTTGCGCGAGGGATGCCTGGTGGAGGGCGCATTGCAGCCTCCTCATCGCGGAAACAATCCTCAACTCCGCGAAATTGACAAGGTCAACGGCATGCCTTTCGCCGCCTATACCAGCACGACACGTTTCGAAAACCTCACCACGATCGATCCCGTCGAGAAATTCAACCTGGAAACCAGTCCGGATATTCTGGAAACACGGATTATCGACCTGGTCACCCCCATCGGGAAAGGCACACGCGGCCTCATCGTTGCCCCCCCGAGGACCGGCAAGACCACCATCCTCAAGCAAATCGCCAACTCCGTCACCACCAACCACCCTGAAGTGCACGTGATGGTGCTGTTGATCGACGAACGCCCGGAGGAAGTCACCGACTTTCAACGCTCCGTGAAAGCCGAAGTCGTCGCGTCCTCCAACGACCAGGATCTGGAGACCCATGTGCGCCTTTCCCGTTTCATGATCGAACGCTGCCGCCGCATGGTTGAAACCGGCAAAGATGTCTTCGTGCTCCTCGACTCCATCACCCGCGTGGCCCGCGCCTACAACAGCGTGCACGGAGGCAGCGGACGCACCATGACGGGCGGCGTGGACGCCCGGGCTTTGGAAATCCCGCGCAAAATGTTCGCCGCCGCGCGCAAGATCGAAGAAGGCGGATCCCTCACCATCCTGGCGACAGCCCTGGTGGACACCGGATCCCGCATGGACGAGCTCATTTTCCAGGAATTCAAAGGCACCGGCAACATGGAGCTCATCCTGGATCGCAAACTCTCCGACCGCCGCCTCTTTCCCGCCATCGACATCCCCAAGAGCGGCACCCGCAAGGAGGAGAAACTCTTCGCCGGAAAAAACATCGAAGCCATTCGCAAGCTCCGCCGCATGATGGTGGATCTGAATCCGGTGGAAGCCATGGAGACGCTGATCGCGGCCTTGAAGAAGCACAAGACCAACGACGAACTCCTGGCCAAAATCGTCTGA
- a CDS encoding YqgE/AlgH family protein — MAGSHQSLKGQFLLDGGKLKGSFFHRTVVLVCQHDPEGAFGLVLNKPLGKPAEELIPEDLPASIKSEEIFLGGPVQPSALTFLHTYGGKSAAAPPVFDHLRLGHSLEELVEIGERKGTSARLRLFAGYAGWSPMQLDNEMKRGSWLTYPANVELMFETPPDELWKRVLKLKGWRFELLAQAPEDDSLN, encoded by the coding sequence ATGGCGGGGTCGCATCAATCGCTCAAAGGACAATTCCTCCTTGATGGAGGCAAACTCAAGGGTTCCTTCTTTCACAGAACAGTGGTCCTGGTTTGCCAGCACGATCCGGAAGGCGCGTTTGGATTGGTCCTGAACAAGCCCTTGGGGAAACCCGCGGAAGAGCTGATACCCGAAGACCTTCCGGCGAGCATCAAGTCAGAGGAGATTTTCCTGGGGGGGCCTGTTCAACCGTCGGCTCTGACATTCCTGCATACTTACGGTGGGAAATCCGCAGCGGCTCCGCCCGTGTTCGATCATCTCAGGCTGGGGCATTCTCTGGAAGAGCTCGTCGAGATCGGCGAGCGAAAGGGCACCAGTGCCCGGTTGCGCCTGTTTGCGGGGTACGCGGGGTGGAGTCCCATGCAACTCGACAACGAAATGAAGCGGGGCTCGTGGCTCACGTATCCGGCCAACGTGGAGCTGATGTTCGAGACTCCACCCGATGAACTTTGGAAGCGGGTCTTGAAGCTGAAAGGATGGCGTTTTGAGCTGCTGGCGCAGGCTCCCGAGGACGACAGCTTGAATTGA